One genomic region from Arthrobacter sp. FB24 encodes:
- the whiA gene encoding DNA-binding protein WhiA yields MALTSSVKEELSRLDIKKSSVRKAEVSAMLRFAGGLHIISGRIVIEAEVDLASTARRLRAAIAEVYGHQSEIIVVSGGGLRRGNRYVVRVVRDGEALARQTGLLDARGRPVRGLPSAVVNGSAADAEAVWRGAFLAHGSLTEPGRSSAMEVTCPGPESALALVGAARRLGIQAKAREVRGVDRVVIRDGDTIAALLTRMGAHDALMVWEERRMRKEVRATANRLANFDDANLRRSAQAAVAAGARVDRALEILGDDVPDHLKYAGELRVAHKQASLDELGRLADPPMTKDAIAGRIRRLLAMADKRALDLGIPGTEANVTPEMLDE; encoded by the coding sequence ATGGCACTGACGTCATCAGTCAAAGAAGAACTGTCCCGCCTGGACATAAAGAAGTCCTCGGTCCGCAAGGCAGAAGTCTCTGCGATGCTCCGATTCGCCGGCGGACTGCACATCATTTCCGGCCGGATCGTGATCGAGGCCGAGGTTGACCTCGCCTCCACGGCACGCCGCCTCAGGGCCGCGATCGCTGAGGTGTACGGCCACCAGAGCGAGATCATCGTCGTCTCCGGCGGCGGGCTCCGCCGCGGCAACCGGTATGTGGTGCGGGTGGTGCGCGACGGCGAAGCCCTCGCCCGCCAGACCGGGCTGCTGGACGCGCGCGGCCGCCCGGTTCGCGGGCTGCCGTCGGCAGTGGTCAACGGTTCCGCCGCCGACGCCGAAGCCGTGTGGCGCGGCGCCTTCCTCGCCCACGGATCGCTGACCGAGCCGGGCCGGTCCTCCGCCATGGAAGTGACCTGCCCCGGGCCCGAGTCGGCCCTGGCTCTGGTGGGCGCGGCCCGACGCCTCGGCATCCAGGCCAAGGCCCGCGAAGTCAGGGGAGTGGACCGGGTGGTCATCCGGGACGGCGATACCATCGCAGCCCTGCTCACCCGGATGGGTGCTCATGACGCGCTCATGGTCTGGGAAGAACGCCGCATGCGCAAGGAAGTGCGGGCGACGGCGAACAGGCTGGCCAACTTCGACGACGCCAACCTGCGCCGCTCGGCCCAGGCAGCTGTTGCCGCCGGCGCCCGCGTGGACCGTGCACTGGAGATCCTCGGCGACGACGTCCCCGACCACCTTAAGTACGCGGGTGAACTCCGCGTCGCCCACAAGCAGGCGAGCCTGGACGAACTTGGCCGGCTGGCTGATCCGCCCATGACCAAGGATGCGATCGCCGGCAGAATCCGCAGGCTCCTGGCGATGGCCGACAAACGCGCATTGGACCTGGGGATCCCCGGGACCGAGGCCAATGTGACGCCGGAAATGCTGGACGAGTAA
- the gap gene encoding type I glyceraldehyde-3-phosphate dehydrogenase yields MTTRIGINGFGRIGRNYFRAALAQGADLEIVAVNDLTSPEALAHLFKYDSVGGRLKETIEVKDGNIVVNGNVVKVLAERDPANLPWGELGVDIVIESTGFFTKAAAAKKHLDAGAKKVLISAPASDEDITIVMGVNHELYDNAKHHIISNASCTTNCLGPLAKVINDEFGIERGLMTTVHAYTADQNLQDGPHNDLRRARAAAINMVPTSTGAAKAIGLVLPELKGKLDGYAIRVPVPTGSATDLTVTVSRETTVEEVNAALKKASESESLQGFLTYTDEPIVSSDIVGDPASSIFDSGLTKVIGNQVKVVSWYDNEWGYSNRLVDLTELVASKLG; encoded by the coding sequence GTGACGACCCGTATTGGTATCAACGGCTTTGGCCGCATTGGCCGCAATTACTTCCGTGCTGCACTGGCACAGGGCGCTGACCTCGAGATCGTTGCAGTCAACGACCTCACCAGCCCCGAAGCGCTGGCCCACCTCTTCAAGTACGACTCCGTAGGCGGCCGCCTCAAGGAGACCATCGAGGTCAAGGACGGCAACATCGTCGTCAACGGCAACGTCGTTAAGGTTCTCGCCGAGCGCGACCCCGCGAACCTCCCCTGGGGAGAGCTGGGCGTTGACATCGTCATCGAGTCCACCGGCTTCTTCACCAAGGCCGCTGCCGCCAAGAAGCACCTCGACGCCGGCGCCAAGAAGGTCCTGATCTCCGCCCCGGCTTCGGACGAGGACATCACCATCGTGATGGGCGTCAACCACGAGCTTTACGACAACGCCAAGCACCACATCATCTCCAACGCATCCTGCACTACCAATTGCCTCGGCCCGCTGGCCAAGGTCATCAACGACGAGTTCGGCATCGAACGCGGCCTCATGACGACGGTCCACGCGTACACGGCCGACCAGAACCTGCAGGACGGTCCGCACAACGACCTCCGCCGTGCCCGCGCCGCCGCCATCAACATGGTCCCCACCTCCACCGGTGCGGCCAAGGCAATCGGCCTGGTGCTTCCGGAACTCAAGGGCAAGCTGGACGGCTACGCCATCCGCGTCCCCGTCCCCACCGGCTCCGCCACCGACCTCACGGTCACCGTTTCCCGTGAGACCACCGTTGAGGAAGTCAACGCAGCCCTGAAGAAGGCATCCGAGTCCGAGTCGCTCCAGGGCTTCCTGACCTACACGGATGAGCCGATCGTCTCATCGGACATCGTGGGCGACCCGGCGTCGTCGATTTTCGACTCCGGCCTGACGAAGGTCATCGGCAACCAGGTCAAGGTTGTTTCCTGGTATGACAACGAATGGGGCTACTCGAACCGCCTGGTCGACCTCACGGAGCTCGTCGCATCCAAGCTGGGCTAG
- the tpiA gene encoding triose-phosphate isomerase, which produces MTTSTNGKFDRTPLIAGNWKMNMDHVQGITLLQKLAWTLSDAKHDYSRAEVAVFPPFTDLRGVQTLVQGDELEIVYGGQDLSQFDSGAYTGDISGQFLNKLGCKYVLVGHSERRTIHNETDEVLNAKVKAAYRHGITTVLCVGEGLEIRQAGTHVQHTLGQLRADVEGLSADEAAELVVAYEPVWAIGTGEVAGPEDAQEMCAAIRAELTTLFGDEVAAKVRLLYGGSVKANNAAAILNERDVDGVLVGGASLDPAEFANIVRFESHLLTD; this is translated from the coding sequence GTGACTACGTCAACGAATGGCAAGTTCGACCGCACGCCCCTCATTGCCGGCAACTGGAAGATGAACATGGACCACGTCCAGGGCATCACGCTGCTGCAGAAACTGGCCTGGACCCTGTCCGACGCCAAGCATGATTACAGCCGGGCCGAGGTAGCTGTCTTCCCGCCTTTCACCGACCTTCGCGGCGTCCAGACCCTCGTCCAGGGCGACGAACTGGAAATCGTTTACGGCGGCCAGGACCTTTCGCAGTTCGATTCCGGTGCCTACACGGGTGACATCTCCGGCCAGTTCCTGAACAAGCTGGGCTGCAAGTACGTCCTGGTCGGCCACAGCGAACGGCGCACCATCCACAACGAGACCGACGAGGTCCTCAACGCCAAAGTGAAGGCCGCCTACCGCCACGGAATCACCACGGTGCTCTGCGTCGGTGAAGGCCTCGAGATCCGGCAGGCCGGCACGCACGTCCAGCACACCCTTGGCCAGCTCCGTGCCGACGTCGAAGGCCTCAGCGCCGACGAAGCAGCCGAACTTGTGGTCGCGTACGAGCCCGTCTGGGCCATCGGCACCGGTGAAGTAGCAGGTCCGGAGGATGCACAGGAGATGTGCGCCGCCATCCGCGCCGAGCTCACCACCCTGTTCGGCGACGAGGTTGCCGCCAAGGTCCGTCTGCTTTACGGCGGTTCGGTCAAGGCCAACAATGCGGCCGCCATCCTGAACGAACGCGACGTCGACGGCGTGTTGGTGGGCGGCGCCAGCCTCGATCCCGCCGAGTTTGCTAATATTGTCAGGTTCGAGAGTCACCTGCTGACGGATTAG
- a CDS encoding glucose-6-phosphate isomerase, with protein MSTLSYDATGAAREALEQHLPALLEDRIATRIFAKDHTLWGPDAEQESAVRLGWVEAATVSQPLVSDILELRDALKAEGVTRIVLCGMGGSSLAPEVIAGTAGVELTVLDSTDPEQVSAALVDRLAETAIVVSSKSGSTVETDSQRRIFEQAFTDAGVDAKSRIVIVTDPGSPLDKASREAGYRAVFNADPNVGGRFSALTAFGLVPCGLAGVDIQAFLDEAEEAAEILNEDAPENIGLALGTALGGTNPLRNKIVIAEDGSGIVGFADWAEQLIAESTGKLGTGVLPVVAGPSAPEVTSGAADILVVRLVAADADDVQLGDNEVAIAGGLATQMMVWEFATAVAGRLLGINPFDQPDVEAAKVAARGLLDAQPEPTPANFVDGAIEVRGGDWLGDASTASAAVSALLAQLADDSYLSVQAYFDRLAYAPFEGVRDQLAAVSGRPVTFGWGPRFLHSTGQFHKGGPAIGVFLQVTAESATDLSIPERPFTFGELISAQAAGDAQVLSDHGRPVLRLHLTDRASGVKQLQDIVSELAGQAASHTES; from the coding sequence ATGAGCACACTCAGCTACGACGCCACCGGCGCAGCCCGTGAGGCACTTGAGCAGCACCTCCCCGCGCTGCTGGAAGACCGCATCGCCACCAGGATTTTCGCGAAGGACCACACCTTGTGGGGTCCGGACGCCGAACAGGAATCCGCTGTCCGGCTGGGCTGGGTCGAGGCGGCCACCGTCTCGCAGCCTCTGGTCAGTGACATCCTGGAACTCCGCGACGCACTGAAGGCCGAGGGTGTCACGCGCATTGTCCTCTGCGGCATGGGCGGATCCTCGCTGGCGCCTGAAGTCATTGCGGGCACCGCTGGCGTCGAGCTGACTGTGCTTGACAGCACCGACCCCGAACAGGTCAGTGCTGCCCTTGTGGACCGCCTTGCCGAAACTGCCATTGTCGTTTCGTCCAAGTCCGGCTCCACCGTCGAAACGGATTCCCAGCGGAGGATCTTCGAGCAGGCCTTCACCGATGCCGGCGTTGACGCGAAGAGCCGCATCGTCATCGTCACTGACCCGGGTTCGCCGCTGGACAAGGCATCACGTGAGGCCGGCTACCGCGCCGTCTTCAACGCCGACCCCAACGTCGGCGGACGCTTCTCGGCACTGACCGCTTTCGGACTGGTCCCCTGCGGGCTGGCCGGCGTGGACATCCAGGCGTTCCTGGACGAGGCCGAAGAAGCAGCCGAGATCCTCAACGAGGACGCCCCCGAAAACATCGGCCTCGCCCTGGGGACCGCGCTGGGCGGCACCAACCCGCTGCGCAACAAGATCGTCATCGCGGAAGACGGGTCCGGCATTGTCGGTTTCGCCGACTGGGCCGAACAGCTCATCGCCGAATCCACCGGCAAGCTCGGCACCGGAGTCCTGCCGGTCGTCGCCGGTCCGTCAGCTCCGGAGGTCACCTCCGGCGCTGCCGACATCCTGGTGGTGCGTCTGGTTGCTGCCGACGCCGACGACGTCCAGCTCGGTGATAACGAGGTTGCCATCGCCGGGGGCCTGGCAACGCAGATGATGGTGTGGGAATTCGCGACGGCCGTTGCGGGGCGCCTGCTGGGCATCAACCCGTTTGACCAGCCCGACGTCGAAGCCGCCAAGGTGGCCGCACGCGGCCTGCTGGACGCGCAGCCGGAACCGACTCCCGCCAACTTCGTTGACGGCGCCATTGAGGTCCGCGGCGGCGACTGGCTGGGAGATGCCTCGACGGCGTCTGCCGCAGTGTCCGCGTTGCTCGCCCAGCTCGCCGACGACAGCTACCTCAGCGTCCAGGCCTACTTCGACCGGCTGGCATATGCTCCGTTTGAAGGTGTCCGCGACCAGCTCGCAGCAGTCAGCGGACGTCCTGTGACGTTCGGCTGGGGCCCGCGGTTCCTGCACTCCACTGGCCAGTTCCACAAGGGCGGACCCGCCATCGGCGTGTTCCTGCAGGTCACTGCCGAGTCCGCAACGGATCTGTCTATCCCGGAGCGGCCGTTCACGTTCGGTGAGCTGATCTCGGCGCAGGCCGCCGGTGACGCCCAGGTTCTCAGCGACCACGGACGTCCGGTCCTCCGCCTGCACCTCACTGACCGCGCCTCAGGCGTCAAGCAGCTGCAGGATATCGTTTCAGAGCTTGCCGGCCAGGCAGCATCCCACACTGAAAGCTAA
- a CDS encoding glucose-6-phosphate dehydrogenase assembly protein OpcA, which translates to MIVDLPDTTTSKVSKKIMSLREQGGVIALGRVLTLVVVTKSGLEEEAIEAANEASREHPCRIIVLADAGAQAPTRLDAQIRVGGDAGASEVIVLRGYGELAEESESLVAALLLPDAPIVAWWPHGAPKSACETSIGRIAHRRITDSANEEDPQKALDNIRNTYKAGDTDLAWTRLTNWRIQLAAVLDQVDSSPVTAVAVEGASDSPSTLLLAAWLTLALDAPVTIVADPAGTGIRRVRLSRASGDVQLFRPGLSVAELTQPGQPAQRISLPRRSLRDCLAEELRRLDPDEVFGEVITIGLPRTNLRSVRPSER; encoded by the coding sequence ATGATCGTAGATCTTCCCGACACAACAACCTCGAAGGTCTCCAAGAAGATTATGTCCCTGCGCGAGCAGGGCGGCGTGATCGCCCTCGGACGGGTGCTCACCCTCGTGGTGGTCACCAAGTCCGGGCTGGAAGAAGAGGCCATTGAAGCGGCCAACGAAGCCAGCCGGGAACACCCCTGCCGGATCATCGTCCTCGCCGATGCCGGTGCCCAGGCCCCCACGCGGCTGGACGCCCAGATCCGCGTGGGCGGCGACGCCGGCGCGTCCGAAGTGATCGTACTCCGCGGCTACGGTGAGCTCGCCGAGGAAAGCGAGTCGCTCGTTGCCGCCCTCCTGCTCCCCGACGCTCCGATTGTGGCCTGGTGGCCGCACGGTGCGCCCAAGAGCGCCTGTGAGACCTCCATCGGACGCATAGCGCACCGCCGCATCACCGACTCCGCCAACGAGGAGGACCCGCAGAAGGCACTGGACAACATCCGGAATACGTACAAGGCCGGCGACACCGACCTCGCCTGGACCCGCCTCACCAACTGGCGGATCCAGCTGGCCGCTGTCCTGGACCAGGTCGACTCGTCGCCTGTCACGGCCGTCGCCGTGGAAGGCGCCTCGGACTCCCCCAGCACCCTCCTTCTTGCAGCGTGGCTGACACTGGCCCTCGATGCCCCGGTGACCATCGTGGCAGATCCCGCCGGGACCGGCATCCGGCGCGTCCGGCTGAGCCGCGCCAGCGGCGACGTCCAGCTGTTCCGTCCGGGACTGTCCGTGGCTGAACTGACGCAGCCGGGCCAGCCCGCCCAGCGCATCTCGCTGCCGCGCCGCAGCCTCAGGGACTGCCTCGCCGAAGAACTGCGGCGGCTGGATCCCGACGAAGTCTTCGGCGAAGTGATTACTATTGGACTGCCCCGTACAAATCTAAGGAGTGTCCGTCCCAGTGAGCGCTGA
- a CDS encoding RNA polymerase-binding protein RbpA, translating to MVHAASGFRGTRVGVAEGSAPKIQPNDVVGERLPRIRVSYWCAKGHETRPVFIKLPEDQIPVVWDCRRCGGTASRDESRVELPHHADEGYKSHLEYVKERRSSQDAEDVLAGALERLRARGTFTD from the coding sequence ATGGTGCATGCTGCTTCAGGGTTCCGGGGAACCCGTGTGGGGGTGGCCGAAGGGTCAGCCCCGAAAATTCAGCCTAACGACGTTGTCGGTGAACGCTTGCCGCGTATTCGTGTTTCCTATTGGTGCGCCAAAGGACACGAGACGCGGCCTGTTTTCATTAAGCTACCCGAGGACCAGATCCCCGTGGTCTGGGACTGCCGCCGCTGCGGAGGGACTGCCTCACGGGACGAGTCCCGCGTCGAGCTGCCGCATCATGCCGACGAGGGCTACAAAAGCCACCTTGAGTACGTGAAAGAGCGACGCTCCAGCCAGGACGCCGAAGACGTACTGGCCGGAGCGCTGGAACGGCTACGAGCCCGCGGGACCTTTACGGACTAG
- the secG gene encoding preprotein translocase subunit SecG has product MDVLHVILQILLGITSLLLTLLILLHKGRGGGLSDMFGGGMSSGLSSSGVAERNLNRFTVILGVTWGVVIIALGLLMRFSGGGDS; this is encoded by the coding sequence GTGGACGTTCTTCATGTCATTCTGCAGATTCTCCTGGGCATCACCAGCCTCCTGCTGACGCTGCTCATCCTGCTCCACAAGGGACGGGGCGGCGGTCTGTCGGACATGTTCGGCGGAGGCATGAGCTCGGGCCTCAGCTCGTCCGGTGTGGCGGAGCGCAACCTCAACAGGTTCACGGTCATCCTGGGCGTCACCTGGGGAGTCGTCATCATCGCACTCGGCCTGCTGATGCGCTTCTCCGGGGGCGGCGACTCCTAG
- a CDS encoding superoxide dismutase: protein MTEYVLPELSYDYAALEPHISARIMELHHSKHHAAYVTGANNALAQLAEAREKGDFANINRLSKDLAFHTGGHVNHSVFWNNLSPDGGDKPEGELAAAIDDAFGSFDAFRAQFTAAALGLQGSGWGFLAYEPIGGNLVIEQLYDQQGNVALGTTPLLMLDMWEHAFYLDYVNVKADYVKAFWNIVNWADVAKRFDGARKNATGLITL from the coding sequence GTGACCGAGTACGTACTGCCTGAACTCAGCTACGACTACGCAGCGCTGGAGCCCCACATCTCCGCTCGCATCATGGAGCTGCACCACAGCAAGCACCACGCTGCCTATGTGACCGGTGCCAACAACGCGCTGGCCCAGCTGGCTGAGGCACGCGAAAAGGGCGACTTCGCCAACATCAACCGGCTTTCGAAGGACCTGGCTTTCCACACCGGCGGCCACGTCAACCACTCCGTGTTCTGGAACAACCTGTCCCCGGACGGCGGCGACAAGCCCGAGGGTGAGCTGGCCGCAGCCATCGATGACGCGTTTGGTTCCTTCGACGCCTTCCGTGCGCAGTTCACCGCCGCCGCGCTGGGCCTGCAGGGTTCCGGCTGGGGATTCCTGGCCTACGAACCCATCGGCGGAAACCTCGTCATCGAGCAGCTCTATGACCAGCAGGGCAACGTTGCACTCGGCACCACGCCGCTGCTGATGCTCGACATGTGGGAGCACGCCTTCTACCTGGACTACGTCAACGTCAAGGCCGACTACGTCAAGGCGTTCTGGAACATCGTGAACTGGGCCGACGTCGCCAAGCGCTTCGACGGCGCACGCAAGAACGCCACGGGTCTCATCACCCTGTAG
- the pgl gene encoding 6-phosphogluconolactonase: MSADPRVSIHPDSSVLMAAIAARLITKLVDVQDKHGEATVVLTGGTVGIGTLRAVADSAAAPAVNWSKVNFWWGDERFVASSDSDRNTLQAHEALLSHIPVDPERVHEPGSTDHFDSPEDAAADYARRLAEAAAAEHAADMSDDRPENPGTLPRFDVVLLGVGPDAHVASLFPEQAGIREKELTVVGVRNSPKPPPERISLTLPAINTASEVWMVVAGEDKAGAVGLALAGANPVQVPAAGPTGRSRTLWLIDENAASRVPEQLVRKGPAGS, from the coding sequence GTGAGCGCTGATCCCAGAGTAAGCATCCACCCTGACTCATCAGTATTGATGGCTGCCATTGCAGCGCGGCTCATCACCAAACTCGTGGATGTTCAGGACAAACACGGTGAGGCAACGGTGGTGCTCACGGGCGGGACTGTGGGCATCGGAACCCTCAGGGCGGTTGCTGACTCGGCCGCGGCTCCGGCAGTGAACTGGTCCAAGGTCAACTTCTGGTGGGGCGACGAACGCTTTGTCGCCAGCTCAGACAGCGACCGCAACACCCTCCAGGCGCATGAAGCGCTGCTGTCGCACATCCCCGTGGACCCGGAACGGGTGCATGAACCCGGCTCCACGGACCACTTCGACAGTCCGGAGGACGCTGCCGCTGACTATGCACGCCGTCTGGCCGAAGCAGCTGCAGCCGAGCATGCCGCGGACATGTCCGATGACCGTCCCGAGAACCCGGGGACGCTTCCCCGGTTCGACGTGGTCCTCCTTGGCGTGGGCCCGGATGCCCACGTGGCCTCACTCTTCCCCGAACAGGCAGGCATCCGGGAAAAAGAGCTCACGGTTGTGGGCGTCCGGAATTCGCCGAAACCGCCGCCCGAACGGATTTCGCTGACTTTGCCGGCGATCAACACGGCAAGTGAGGTCTGGATGGTCGTTGCGGGCGAGGACAAGGCAGGTGCCGTGGGCCTTGCCCTGGCAGGTGCAAACCCCGTGCAGGTCCCCGCGGCGGGACCTACGGGCCGCTCACGGACGCTCTGGCTGATCGATGAGAACGCCGCGTCAAGGGTTCCCGAGCAACTAGTCCGTAAAGGTCCCGCGGGCTCGTAG
- a CDS encoding phosphoglycerate kinase codes for MTFHTLNELIADGVRGRYILVRSDLNVPLDGSEVTDDGRIKASLPVLTKLTDAGARVLVTAHLGRPKGAPEEKYSLKPAATRLAELAPFQVTLAGDTVGASAKEHAAALQDGEVLVLENVRFDARETSKDDAERGAFADELVSLTGENGAFVDDAFGAVHRKHASVYDVATRLPSYQGDLVHTEVEVLRKLTTETQRPYVVVLGGSKVSDKLAVIDNLIGKADTILVGGGMLFTFLAADGHKVAGSLLEEDQIPVVQDYLKRAADAGTEFVVPTDVVVAAKFAADADHETVRADAIEGSSFGAQGIGLDIGPESAAEFANRIKGAKTVFWNGPMGVFEFDAFAGGTRAIALALTEADAFTVVGGGDSAAAVRTLGFADDQFGHISTGGGASLEYLEGKELPGLSVLDR; via the coding sequence ATGACATTCCACACCCTCAACGAACTGATCGCTGATGGTGTCCGCGGGCGGTACATTCTGGTCAGAAGTGACCTGAATGTGCCGCTCGACGGCTCTGAAGTGACTGACGACGGCCGCATCAAAGCGTCCTTGCCAGTACTGACGAAGCTCACGGACGCCGGTGCCCGCGTGCTGGTCACAGCCCACCTCGGACGCCCCAAGGGCGCCCCGGAGGAAAAATACTCCCTCAAGCCTGCCGCCACGAGGCTGGCCGAGCTGGCTCCCTTCCAGGTCACCCTGGCCGGAGACACCGTCGGTGCCTCGGCAAAGGAGCATGCCGCTGCCTTGCAGGACGGCGAAGTCCTGGTCCTTGAAAACGTCCGTTTCGATGCCCGTGAGACCAGCAAGGACGACGCCGAGCGCGGCGCCTTCGCGGACGAACTGGTGTCGCTGACGGGGGAGAACGGCGCGTTCGTGGATGACGCCTTTGGCGCCGTCCACCGCAAGCACGCAAGCGTGTACGACGTCGCCACCCGGCTCCCGTCGTACCAGGGCGACCTTGTGCACACCGAAGTGGAGGTGCTCCGCAAGCTCACAACTGAGACCCAGCGGCCCTACGTGGTGGTGCTCGGCGGCTCCAAGGTCTCGGACAAGCTCGCGGTCATCGATAACCTGATAGGCAAAGCCGACACCATCCTGGTGGGCGGCGGCATGCTGTTCACGTTCCTGGCAGCTGACGGCCACAAGGTCGCCGGCAGCCTGCTCGAAGAAGACCAGATCCCGGTGGTCCAGGACTACCTGAAGCGCGCGGCGGACGCAGGCACCGAGTTCGTCGTGCCCACGGACGTTGTGGTGGCTGCCAAGTTTGCCGCTGACGCTGACCACGAGACGGTCAGGGCCGACGCCATCGAAGGCAGCAGCTTCGGCGCGCAGGGCATCGGCCTGGACATCGGACCCGAATCGGCGGCGGAATTCGCCAACCGGATCAAGGGCGCCAAGACAGTGTTCTGGAACGGCCCCATGGGCGTCTTCGAATTCGACGCCTTTGCCGGCGGCACCCGTGCCATTGCGCTGGCCCTCACTGAAGCGGATGCCTTCACCGTGGTCGGCGGCGGTGACTCCGCAGCTGCTGTCCGCACCCTGGGCTTCGCCGACGACCAGTTCGGCCACATCTCCACGGGTGGCGGCGCCAGCCTGGAATACCTCGAAGGCAAGGAACTGCCGGGCCTTAGCGTCCTGGACCGCTAG
- the zwf gene encoding glucose-6-phosphate dehydrogenase, protein MPETENGSRKSAGRGRNPLRDPRDRRLNRIAGPSSLVLFGVTGDLARKKLMPAVYDLANRGLLPPSFALVGFARRQWENEDFAAEVKESVKAYARTPFDEAVWNQLSEGIRFVQGEFDDDDAFERLGDTIDELDEQRGTRGNHAFYLSIPPKAFEQVCRQLSKHGLAQAEGDKWRRVVIEKPFGHDLESARQLNDIVESVFPPDAVFRIDHYLGKETVQNILALRFANQLFEPLWNANYVDHVQITMAEDIGTGGRAGYYDGVGAARDVIQNHLLQLLALTAMEEPISFNADDLRAEKEKVLAAVKLPDDLSTHSARGQFAGGWQGGEQVLGYLEEEGIPADSTTETYAAIRVDIHTRRWSGVPFYLRAGKRLGRRVTEIAVVFKRAPNLLFRDHGEDDFGQNAVVIRVQPDEGATIRFGSKVPGTQMEVRDVTMDFGYGHSFTESSPEAYERLILDVLLGEPPLFPRHQEVELSWKILDPFEEYWASLGEQPEPYAPGSWGPASADELLARDGRTWRRP, encoded by the coding sequence ATGCCAGAAACTGAAAACGGCAGCAGGAAGTCAGCCGGGCGGGGCCGCAACCCGTTGCGGGATCCCCGGGACCGCCGGCTAAACCGCATCGCCGGCCCCTCCTCGCTGGTCCTCTTTGGAGTGACCGGCGACCTTGCCCGCAAGAAGCTCATGCCTGCCGTCTACGACCTGGCCAACCGGGGCCTGCTGCCGCCGAGCTTTGCCCTGGTGGGCTTCGCCCGGCGGCAGTGGGAAAACGAGGATTTCGCCGCCGAGGTCAAGGAGTCCGTCAAGGCCTACGCCCGGACCCCGTTTGACGAGGCAGTGTGGAATCAGCTGTCCGAGGGCATCCGTTTTGTCCAGGGAGAGTTCGACGACGACGACGCCTTTGAGCGGCTCGGTGACACGATCGATGAACTGGACGAGCAGCGGGGTACGCGCGGGAACCACGCGTTTTACCTGTCGATTCCGCCGAAGGCGTTTGAACAGGTCTGCCGCCAGCTGTCGAAGCACGGCCTGGCCCAGGCTGAGGGTGACAAGTGGCGCCGTGTGGTCATCGAGAAGCCGTTCGGGCACGACCTCGAGTCCGCCCGGCAGCTTAATGACATCGTGGAGTCGGTGTTCCCGCCGGATGCTGTGTTCCGGATCGACCACTACCTGGGCAAGGAAACGGTCCAGAACATCCTGGCGCTGCGTTTCGCGAACCAGTTGTTCGAACCGCTCTGGAACGCGAACTATGTCGACCACGTCCAGATCACCATGGCCGAGGACATCGGGACCGGCGGCCGGGCAGGCTACTACGACGGCGTGGGCGCGGCCCGCGACGTCATCCAGAATCACCTGCTGCAGCTCCTGGCGCTGACGGCCATGGAGGAACCCATTTCCTTCAACGCCGATGACCTCCGTGCCGAAAAGGAAAAGGTTCTGGCTGCGGTAAAGCTCCCGGACGATCTCTCCACCCATTCAGCGCGCGGTCAGTTCGCCGGCGGCTGGCAGGGCGGCGAGCAGGTTCTTGGGTACCTGGAGGAGGAAGGCATCCCTGCCGACTCCACCACGGAAACCTACGCCGCCATCCGGGTGGATATCCACACCCGGCGCTGGTCCGGTGTGCCGTTCTACCTGCGTGCCGGCAAGCGGCTGGGACGCCGCGTGACGGAAATCGCAGTTGTCTTCAAGCGCGCCCCCAACCTGTTGTTCCGCGATCACGGCGAGGACGACTTCGGCCAGAACGCCGTGGTGATCCGCGTGCAGCCTGACGAGGGCGCCACGATCCGCTTCGGTTCGAAGGTTCCGGGGACGCAGATGGAAGTCCGCGACGTCACGATGGACTTCGGCTACGGGCACTCGTTCACCGAGTCCAGCCCCGAAGCCTATGAGCGGCTCATCCTGGACGTCCTGCTGGGCGAACCGCCGCTGTTCCCGCGGCACCAGGAGGTGGAACTGTCCTGGAAGATCCTGGATCCCTTTGAAGAGTACTGGGCAAGTTTGGGCGAACAACCTGAGCCCTACGCCCCCGGAAGCTGGGGCCCCGCCTCGGCGGACGAGCTGCTTGCCCGCGATGGACGAACCTGGAGAAGGCCATGA